In the Enterobacter cloacae subsp. cloacae ATCC 13047 genome, ACGGGTTCCGTGAAGACGATGAAGGAAGACTATATCGCGTTCATGCCGAAACCGGATGTGAGAACAGCCCTGCGAAACCTTGCAGCGGCGTTCACGCATTACAATGAAAATCACCCGCATAGTGCGCTGGGATATCACTCTCCGAGAGAATACCGGCGGCAGCGGGCATCGTTAACTTAAGATACAAAAGCTGTCCGGAAATGGCGGGTCAAGATCATCGAAAGCGTCCATAGCTTCTTTCATTGAATTACGATCAACACTAAATTTCACCGTGTTCTTGATAGAACTTGTGTGGATTTCAAGCATGATTATTCACCGCCTTTCTTTTCGTTCACAAGATAATTAAGCGCATCTGATACACTCATTCCTTTGAAAATGAGTTGTCTTAAATGTGAATAGCTCACATCAAGTGCTCTCGATACGGCTGCTAAATTCAGTAGTTGCTCGGCATTCGTATCATTAAGTTGAATCGCCACGGGTTTAACAGACACCTCAGAGTCATTTAAGATGGCTTAAAGAGAGGTGCCCATGAGCGGTAAGCGTTATCCCGAAGAGTTTAAAACTGAAGCAGTCAAACAGGTTGTTGATCGCGGTTATTCTGTTGCCAGCGTTGCAACACGTCTCGATATCACCACCCACAGCCTTTACGCCTGGATAAAGAAGTACGGTCCGGATTCTTCCGCTAATAAAGAACAGTCAGATGCTCAGGCCGAGATCCGCCGTCTCCAGAAAGAGCTGAAGCGGGTTACCGACGAACGGGACATATTAAAAAAAGCCGCGGCGTACTTCGCAAAGCTGTCCGACTGAGGTACGCCTTTATCCGTGACAACACCTGTTGCTGGCCTGTTCGCCTGCTCTGTCGGGTGCTGGATGTTCATCCCAGTGGTTTTTACGCCTGGCTTCAGCAGCCGCATTCACAACGCCATCAGGCAGACCTGAGACTGACAGGACAGATTAAACAGTTCTGGCTGGAATCGGGATGCGTCTATGGTTATCGCAAAATCCATCTGGATCTGCGGGACAGCGGGCAACAGTGCGGAGTGAACAGAGTCTGGCGACTGATGAAACGTGTCGGGATAAAGGCTCAGGTCGGATACCGGAGCCCGCGGGCACGTAAAGGCGAGGCCAGTATCGTGTCGCCCAACAGGCTCCAGCGACAGTTCAATCCGGATGCTCCGGATAAGCGTTGGGTAACGGACATAACCTACATCAGGACCCACGAAGGCTGGCTGTATCTTGCCGTGGTTGTTGATCTGTTCTCACGCAAAATTATCGGCTGGTCCATGCAATCCCGGATGACAAAGGACATTGTCCTGAACGCACTGCTGATGGCTGTATGGCGCCGTAATCCCCAAAAACAGGTGCTGGTTCATTCGGATCAGGGCAGTCAGTACACAAGCCATGAGTGGCAGTCGTTCCTGAAATCACACGGCCTGGAGGGCAGCATGAGCCGTCGCGGTAACTGCCATGATAATGCGGTTGCAGAAAGCTTTTTCCAGTTGTTGAAACGCGAACGGATAAAGAAAAAGAGCTACGGAACGCGGGAAGAAGCCCGCAGCGATATTTTTGATTACATCGAAATGTTTTATAACAGTAAGCGTCGGCATGGTTCCAGCGATCAGATGTCACCGACAGAATATGAAAACCAGTATTATCAACGGCTAGGAAGTGTCTAGATTATCCGTGGCGATTCAGATACCACGGGAAGCATCGGTAAGAATTTCATCCCCTATCGTAGTAAACTGACACAGGGATTTATCTCTGTTGGTAGCGAAGATAAATTCACCAGGCACGCGCTGGATGATTTCCTGGAGATGTTCGTGAAACACTTCCTGTAATGCTGACAAGGTGCATCTGTTTTCACATACGGCGACCAGGGAGATCGGTACACGCTTATGTTTACGTCTTTCAAGTGGCGGCTGTAAATCTTCACCAGCTTCCTCAACTTCGTATTTCGTCAGATGTTCAGCAGCCCAGACAAACAAACTTCGAGAAGAGCCAGCACCTAAGAGTGTAAGTTGTTCAGCCCATTCTACAGATCTGATAATTGGTGAAGCAGTGAAGGCAAACAGGTGTTTATTCTCTTCGTAGAGAAGTCCAGCACCCTGCATAATCGCCCAGAGCAGGCGCTTTAACTCAGCACCATTCGCCTCTGTTTCGTGCCAATAGTCGTAGAAATCTTCACGCTTATCCTCACTCAGGAATAACAATCCGTCCCGCTCTTCCAGCCAATCCAGGAATGGGAAATTTTGTTCCGTCCGTTTGGTATGCTGCACTTTGATGTAAGCGCCAAACATTGCATCAGGGATTTCATCAACAAAGATACTGAAATTACGGAGAAGGTTTTGAAGTTCCGTTTCAAGCGCTGCACGATAGCAGTAATGAATGAAACATTGATGTGTACAGATAATAACCGAATGCTGGAAATCGTATTCCAAGGTGGAAATTAGGTGTCTTACCGCTTCTGTTTCGGTGTCCACATGGAAACTCTTCACCCGTCTGTCTTTTAGTTCTTCCCTCACCTGTCCACATAATTCATGTGTTGGCATCACGAGAAGATAACGAGGGGGAATTGCTTCGGAGTTTGTTAATAAACTTGATTTGATGTAGTGCTGTAACGTGGTGGATTTTCCAGATCCGCAAATTGCATCAACGAATTTTACTACTTTTCTTCTTTGGTTCATTGGTTTCCTCTTTGTTAAGGACTGTTGTTATTAATTCGCTCACCAGTGCGGCGGCGGCTTTATTTTCACGATTAGCCCGATTGATCAGAGCCTCGTAAGTTTCAGGGGTGAAGTTAATCTTCATTCTTTGGAATCCTTCTTAAATTCATCAAAACGGGATAATGCTTCTTTAAACATCTGTTCACGTTCGAAATACTTTCGTTTTCTGGCTACGTACATAGATGCGTAGATTAAATCTCTTGTGGCTTTACCACTCACCAGTTCATAAAACACCTGGTCACTACTGAAATACTTCAATAACTACCTCCTTCGGATTTTGGATGCAAAAAGCCCCAGGCAGTTACCCCGCCCAGGGCTGAAAAGTTCAGAAGGTTTTCTCCCCTTCATACTTACCATAATACACTATTTTAATAACGTTTGTCAACCCCTACCACAAAATAAATTTGTCGTCAACAATTTTTTCATAATAGGATAAGACGGCTTCTCAAGGAAGGGTATCATTTCCGGCTCTTCATGCAAGTGAGCCGATCTTGTAGCTACGCTACATTGCACAATTAACCTGTTAACACATCATTTTAATGATAAGCCCTTTTACATAATTTTGATGTGTTGAGATCGTAGGCTCACAATGAACCAGCGATCAGCGGGTGAATGTCGCATGAAAAAGTATCTGCTCATGATCATCCTGCACAATGATGTATGTTCGAGGAATACGAGAACATAAGAGAGATAATTAATAACCTTAATTTAATTAAGGGTAGTTAGTAGTTGGTTTGTGTCAGTGAGTGAAGCGAACATGACAAGTTTCTCTACAGGAAAACCTCTTCTCAACAATAACTTTCAGTAGAGGTTACTTTCCTGTATAGCTATCTCCCATGCGCGTGATCAGCGCATACCAAATTGTACAGTCCACTTTATGGAGAATTAACCCTCCATCAATCCTGATTACGTGTTAATAGCGAATACTCGCCTCCATAGCGCCGGAAAAATCCCACGCTAATTACATTCTAAATACCCGCTAAACCCCAGGTAAAGCGATGCTTAATCTATTCTAAATAACCCGCCTGTAACGTTCTCTGAGCGCCTTTCTCACTTTCGAAGTATCTTTCATCACTTATACGAAAGCCTTGCGCCGTGCGGCTCACAGCGATCATTGTCCACAATGTACACTTTCATGATAGGTGCAATATGCTTAAAGACTTTTTGTGTTCTATCAAATTTATTTTAATCGCGATTATTCCATGCCGAAACCTTCCAATTCATTAGCATTCTAATCATTTCTTGGTGCAATCAACTCAGGTGAGAATTATTATCATCTAACGTGCGATATCGCCCAGCTTCGATACACTTTCGTAAAGTGTATTCTGTAACTCATTGATTCTATTCAATCAGTACACTTTTCCATCACTTCACCGTGCAAACAGGGGTAACTCCCCGTCATCGAAAATAAATTTCTTGACAGAACTACCGTTTCATGAATCATGTTGTTAAATGTATTTTCATCTATTTTTCAATCACTTACTGATATTTGCCAAAATCTGCGCCTGGAATTGGGGAAGTGCCTCGGGCGCTGTTCGATAGGTCAGGCAACCGCGCACACCTTTTGATCATTTCGTGCTCTTCATAAACAAACATATCGTGCAACATATTGAAAATGATCAATTTCTGATCAATGATGTTTTCAACGAAACGAACAAGAGGAGGGATAAAGAATGGAAGGTATCGCAGTTGCGCTTAAAAGCGCGGAGGACGTGAAAGCAGTGGCGGCAGAGCTACGACGCAATACCAGAACAAACCTGTTCTACTGTGCATGGGTGATGCAGTATGAGAGCGCATTACGTATCTCTGACCTGTTAACCCTCACCTGGTCACAATTCAGTGCAGGGAAAACGCATATCGAGGTGTGAAGTGGTCAACAAAAACTGGCCACCGCGTTAGAGTTTTTCCAGTATCGGTTTTCTGATTCGTTTGGCGGTAACCCACCATTATATTCGTGCGGTCTTAGTGCGCTGTAATATCCAACGATATAGTCCGTTATTGCGTGAGCTGCATCGCTGAAGCTTACATAGCCCGTCGCCGGCACCCATTCGTTCTTCAGACTCCTGAAGAAGCGCTCCATTGGGCTGTTATCCCAGCAGTTTCCACGCCGACTCATACTCTGCCTGATCCGGTATCGCCACAGTAACTGCCGGAACTGCCTGCTCGTATAATGGCTGCCTTGATCGCTGTGGAACATCACCCCGACGGGCTTACCACGGGTTTCCCATGCCATTTCCAGTGCTTTCATGGTGAGCCTGCTGTCCGGCGAGAACGACATGGCCCAGCCCACTGGTTTTCTTGCGAACAGGTCGAGAACAACGGCGAGGTACGCCCAGCGCTTACCCGTCCAGATATAGGTCACATCACCGCACCACACCTGATTTGGTTCCGTTACGGCGAACTGTCGCTCAAGATGATTCGGGATAGCAACGTGCTCATGACCGCCACGCTTATACCGGTGAGTCGGCTGCTGGCAACTGACCAGCCCCAGCTCTTTCATGAGTCTGCCAGCAAGCCAGCGCCCCATCTGGTAACCTCTCTGGGTTGCCATTGTGGCGATGCTTCTTGCTCCGGCAGAGCCGTGGCTGATGCCATGCAGTTCAAGTACCTGACTGCGTAAT is a window encoding:
- a CDS encoding IS3-like element ISEc52 family transposase (programmed frameshift) codes for the protein MKKRNFSAEFKRESAQLVVDQNYTVADAASAMDVGLSTMTRWVKQLRDERQGKTPKASPITPEQIEIRELRKKLQRIEMENEIFKKGYRALDVRLPEQFSIIGKLRARYPVATLCHVFGVHRSSYKYWKNRPEKPDGRRAVLRSQVLELHGISHGSAGARSIATMATQRGYQMGRWLAGRLMKELGLVSCQQPTHRYKRGGHEHVAIPNHLERQFAVTEPNQVWCGDVTYIWTGKRWAYLAVVLDLFARKPVGWAMSFSPDSRLTMKALEMAWETRGKPVGVMFHSDQGSHYTSRQFRQLLWRYRIRQSMSRRGNCWDNSPMERFFRSLKNEWVPATGYVSFSDAAHAITDYIVGYYSALRPHEYNGGLPPNESENRYWKNSNAVASFC
- a CDS encoding IS3 family transposase (programmed frameshift) codes for the protein MSGKRYPEEFKTEAVKQVVDRGYSVASVATRLDITTHSLYAWIKKYGPDSSANKEQSDAQAEIRRLQKELKRVTDERDIFKKSRGVLRKAVRLRYAFIRDNTCCWPVRLLCRVLDVHPSGFYAWLQQPHSQRHQADLRLTGQIKQFWLESGCVYGYRKIHLDLRDSGQQCGVNRVWRLMKRVGIKAQVGYRSPRARKGEASIVSPNRLQRQFNPDAPDKRWVTDITYIRTHEGWLYLAVVVDLFSRKIIGWSMQSRMTKDIVLNALLMAVWRRNPQKQVLVHSDQGSQYTSHEWQSFLKSHGLEGSMSRRGNCHDNAVAESFFQLLKRERIKKKSYGTREEARSDIFDYIEMFYNSKRRHGSSDQMSPTEYENQYYQRLGSV
- a CDS encoding DEAD/DEAH box helicase, with the protein product MNQRRKVVKFVDAICGSGKSTTLQHYIKSSLLTNSEAIPPRYLLVMPTHELCGQVREELKDRRVKSFHVDTETEAVRHLISTLEYDFQHSVIICTHQCFIHYCYRAALETELQNLLRNFSIFVDEIPDAMFGAYIKVQHTKRTEQNFPFLDWLEERDGLLFLSEDKREDFYDYWHETEANGAELKRLLWAIMQGAGLLYEENKHLFAFTASPIIRSVEWAEQLTLLGAGSSRSLFVWAAEHLTKYEVEEAGEDLQPPLERRKHKRVPISLVAVCENRCTLSALQEVFHEHLQEIIQRVPGEFIFATNRDKSLCQFTTIGDEILTDASRGI